The proteins below are encoded in one region of Fibrella aestuarina BUZ 2:
- the moaC gene encoding cyclic pyranopterin monophosphate synthase MoaC, which produces MLTHLTPEGNPSMVDVGAKLVTKRTAKARSIVTLGESILSHLDASLNGGDIQTRKGPVFQTARIAGTMAAKRTDDLIPLCHSLGLDGCTFDIRTDGSDVIIECTVSTEGKTGVEMEALVGASVAALTVYDMCKALSHDIVIRETRLIEKTGGKRDFRYDG; this is translated from the coding sequence ATGCTCACACACCTCACACCCGAAGGCAACCCGTCGATGGTCGACGTAGGCGCCAAATTAGTTACCAAACGAACGGCCAAAGCGCGCAGCATCGTCACACTGGGTGAGTCGATTCTGAGCCATCTGGACGCCAGCCTGAACGGGGGCGATATTCAGACGCGCAAAGGCCCCGTGTTCCAGACGGCCCGCATTGCCGGTACGATGGCCGCCAAGCGCACCGACGACCTTATCCCGCTCTGCCACTCGCTGGGCCTCGACGGCTGTACGTTCGACATCCGCACCGACGGCAGCGACGTTATCATTGAATGCACCGTGTCGACGGAAGGCAAAACGGGCGTCGAGATGGAGGCGCTGGTGGGGGCGTCAGTGGCGGCCCTGACGGTCTATGACATGTGTAAAGCCCTGTCGCACGACATCGTCATTCGTGAAACCCGGCTCATCGAAAAGACGGGCGGCAAACGTGATTTCCGGTATGACGGCTGA
- the hisC gene encoding histidinol-phosphate transaminase, producing the protein MTTFLSSVLRPHIATLTPYSSARDEYTGTEGVFLDANENALGSATSSGQYNRYPDPHQTAIKAKLAPLKGVQPNQVFLGNGSDEPIDLLIRATCRPGIDNIVLLPPTYGMYEVSARLNDVAVRKVSLTPDYQLDLPAVLAAIDAQTKVVWICSPNNPTGNLIDPAAIRQVLDAAKTALVVVDEAYIDFAGPGYTSWTAQLGTYPNLVVLQTFSKAWGLAALRLGMCFASPELIGVLNVIKPPYNISAPTQALALDALDHVAEKEQMVADTLIERAQLADQLGTLPNVQHIFPSDANFLLVRFDDADAVFEQLIEQKVIVRNRSSVTRCEGCLRITVGSPAENARLLDVLQTIAVLN; encoded by the coding sequence ATGACGACGTTCTTATCATCGGTGCTTCGGCCCCATATTGCCACGCTGACGCCCTACTCCTCGGCCCGCGACGAATACACGGGAACGGAAGGCGTTTTTCTGGATGCCAACGAAAACGCGCTCGGCTCGGCCACTTCGTCGGGCCAGTACAACCGGTATCCCGACCCGCATCAGACGGCAATCAAGGCGAAACTGGCCCCGCTGAAGGGCGTGCAGCCAAACCAGGTTTTCCTGGGCAATGGCTCCGACGAACCCATCGACCTGCTCATTCGCGCCACCTGCCGCCCCGGTATCGACAACATTGTGCTGCTGCCACCCACCTACGGCATGTATGAGGTATCGGCGCGGCTCAATGACGTGGCCGTGCGGAAAGTGTCGCTCACGCCTGATTACCAGCTTGACCTGCCCGCCGTACTGGCCGCCATCGATGCGCAGACGAAGGTGGTCTGGATCTGCTCGCCCAACAACCCCACCGGTAACCTGATCGACCCCGCCGCCATCCGGCAGGTGCTCGACGCCGCCAAAACCGCCCTGGTGGTGGTCGACGAGGCGTACATTGATTTTGCTGGCCCCGGCTACACGTCGTGGACGGCGCAGTTGGGTACGTACCCCAACCTGGTGGTGCTGCAAACCTTCTCGAAAGCGTGGGGGCTGGCGGCGTTGCGCCTCGGCATGTGCTTTGCCTCGCCCGAGCTGATCGGCGTGTTGAACGTGATCAAACCGCCCTACAATATCTCGGCCCCGACGCAGGCGCTCGCCCTCGACGCCCTCGACCATGTGGCCGAAAAAGAGCAGATGGTGGCCGACACGCTGATTGAGCGCGCCCAACTCGCCGATCAACTGGGTACGTTGCCCAACGTGCAGCACATCTTCCCGTCGGATGCCAACTTCCTGCTGGTGCGCTTCGACGATGCCGACGCCGTTTTTGAGCAGTTGATCGAGCAGAAAGTCATCGTCCGCAATCGCTCGTCGGTGACGCGTTGCGAAGGCTGTCTGCGGATCACGGTTGGCTCACCGGCCGAAAACGCCCGTTTACTCGACGTTTTACAAACTATTGCTGTCCTGAACTGA
- a CDS encoding UvrD-helicase domain-containing protein — MFKIYSASAGSGKTYTLTKEYLKLALGEGQPLADTTYRGTYFRHILAITFTNAAANEMKDRILRELAQITQIDLTEAGDIAAIQARKDAQFLLVLTTELANVPDTAQLTVAQVIEVQRRAKRLFQAILHRYSDFSVTTIDAFTQRLVMAFTDELGLPYSFEVEMETDLVLEVAVDNLIERVGTDEMDDISAILHQIYAETARDGKSWNMIADALRDFGNVLTSDQHYEAIGRIAELTPAQLRTIRQQLLQFGADVKKRIQDAGQQAWTAITRAGLGVDDFAQKSKGIGAFFKAVAEGDTDKEPNSYHRAAIDEGNWMGKKPLPGTLAIIEGIADELCACFALIEQERTANGKLLTLFRAIDPHLQKMALLQQIRAEFVELLRKDNRVHISEFNKRIKAIVESEPVPFLFEKLGSRYNHILIDEFQDTSQLQFANLLPLIENALGSNYFNLAVGDGKQAIYRWRGGDMDQIVALHRNQLTDLQRIHGPDTWTAERIDTLGGHIQPQLLDTNWRSARPIVQFNNDFFDFVARRYAADNRRIDEVYDELKAFQQKPSPRAADTAHLQLNFLSADDAALAGLGSQAGRSLADEVVKQTVAHIRQARADGYDYGDMAVLTRSRKNAQLVANELNRLNIPLVSADSLSLQFSEPVRFLVSLLTMLSRPGQKTLHYEVLYLYHSVVHNRVPNDEQTEELRQVADTTEDWPTFDYLAREGYALDAGMLVQLSVYELAEKLTHGFRLFDRTHDQPFLFRFLDEILTFCGRQSGHLADFLLHWEAVKGKVSVSEGLTRNAVTIQTIHKSKGLEYPVVIVPFADWTVEPSARDTIWVDLDGIDAEALYVQLPDGGTAKLPNAQVTLKKELDGAPQQVAAQYAEEKSRAFIENMNLLYVAFTRPTDRLYIIAESKKFSDARAQATAAYWLHSFLRDSDVAQQAGCCWEDGRQQYILCQDVSTMRPSKHALDSAAPDRIDFRAVNSGSRAQNLQLRRLAERVFDTRTFEQHRERDRKLCAALSLIKGIGCIDKTLARLIREGVIRATELPDLRDGLTAIVTHPDLTDAFGYDRRIDTDRSILTRNLAKEALKGAPHRVVHRPDGHIVLIQYESVVGPSESHLETFIELYHQMGYPQVEGRIVWLANEPTVERISVSVTQVVSPV; from the coding sequence TTGTTCAAAATCTACAGCGCATCGGCCGGGTCGGGCAAAACGTATACCCTGACCAAAGAATACCTCAAACTCGCGTTGGGGGAAGGGCAGCCGTTGGCGGATACAACATACCGAGGCACGTATTTCCGGCACATCCTGGCCATCACGTTTACCAACGCGGCGGCCAACGAGATGAAAGACCGGATTCTGCGCGAACTGGCCCAGATCACGCAGATTGACCTGACCGAAGCGGGCGACATCGCGGCGATTCAGGCCCGGAAAGACGCCCAGTTTTTGCTGGTCCTGACGACCGAACTGGCGAACGTACCTGACACGGCTCAGCTGACGGTAGCGCAGGTGATAGAGGTGCAGCGGCGGGCCAAACGGCTCTTTCAGGCCATTCTGCACCGCTATTCCGACTTCTCGGTTACCACCATCGATGCGTTCACGCAGCGCCTCGTGATGGCCTTCACCGACGAACTGGGTCTTCCCTATTCGTTTGAGGTGGAAATGGAAACCGACCTGGTGCTGGAAGTGGCCGTCGATAACCTCATCGAACGCGTTGGCACCGACGAAATGGACGACATTTCGGCCATCCTGCACCAGATCTACGCCGAAACGGCCCGCGACGGTAAAAGCTGGAACATGATCGCCGACGCCCTGCGCGACTTCGGCAACGTGCTCACGTCTGATCAGCACTACGAAGCCATCGGCCGCATTGCCGAGCTCACGCCCGCTCAGCTGCGCACCATCCGGCAGCAACTGCTTCAGTTTGGGGCCGACGTCAAAAAACGCATTCAGGACGCTGGCCAACAGGCCTGGACGGCCATCACCCGCGCGGGGCTGGGCGTCGATGATTTCGCTCAGAAGTCGAAAGGGATCGGGGCGTTTTTCAAGGCCGTGGCGGAGGGTGACACCGACAAGGAACCGAACTCTTACCACCGCGCCGCCATCGACGAGGGCAACTGGATGGGCAAGAAGCCGCTGCCAGGTACGTTGGCGATCATTGAAGGCATTGCCGACGAGCTCTGCGCCTGTTTTGCGCTGATCGAGCAGGAGCGTACCGCCAACGGCAAGCTGCTGACGCTGTTCCGGGCCATCGACCCGCATTTGCAGAAAATGGCCCTGTTGCAGCAGATTCGGGCCGAGTTTGTGGAACTGCTGCGCAAAGACAACCGGGTGCACATTTCGGAGTTCAACAAACGCATCAAGGCGATTGTCGAGAGCGAGCCGGTGCCGTTTCTATTCGAGAAGCTCGGTAGTCGCTACAACCACATCCTGATCGACGAATTTCAGGACACCTCGCAGTTGCAGTTTGCCAACCTGCTGCCCCTGATCGAAAACGCGCTGGGCAGCAACTATTTCAACCTGGCCGTGGGCGATGGCAAGCAGGCCATTTACCGCTGGCGGGGCGGCGATATGGACCAGATTGTGGCACTGCACCGCAACCAACTCACCGACCTGCAACGCATTCACGGCCCCGACACCTGGACCGCCGAACGCATCGACACGCTGGGCGGGCACATTCAACCCCAGTTGCTCGACACCAACTGGCGGTCGGCGCGGCCCATCGTGCAGTTCAATAATGACTTTTTCGACTTCGTGGCGCGCCGCTACGCCGCCGACAACCGGCGCATCGACGAGGTGTACGACGAACTAAAGGCCTTTCAGCAAAAACCGTCGCCCCGCGCCGCCGACACCGCGCACCTGCAACTGAACTTCCTCAGCGCCGACGACGCGGCACTGGCCGGGTTGGGTTCGCAGGCGGGCCGCAGCCTGGCCGACGAGGTGGTGAAGCAGACGGTGGCACACATCCGGCAGGCCCGCGCCGATGGCTACGACTACGGTGATATGGCCGTGCTGACCCGCAGCCGCAAAAACGCGCAGCTCGTCGCCAATGAACTGAACCGCCTCAACATCCCGCTCGTTTCGGCCGATTCGCTGTCGTTGCAGTTTTCCGAGCCGGTGCGTTTTCTGGTGTCGTTGCTGACGATGCTGAGCCGACCCGGCCAGAAAACGCTGCATTACGAGGTGCTTTACCTCTACCACAGCGTGGTGCACAACCGCGTGCCCAACGACGAGCAGACCGAAGAGCTGCGTCAGGTGGCCGACACCACCGAAGACTGGCCTACGTTCGACTACCTGGCCCGCGAAGGCTACGCGCTTGACGCCGGGATGCTCGTGCAGCTTAGCGTATATGAACTGGCCGAAAAGCTGACGCACGGCTTCCGCCTCTTCGACCGCACCCACGACCAGCCCTTCCTCTTCCGGTTTCTCGACGAAATCCTGACGTTCTGCGGCCGGCAAAGCGGGCACCTGGCCGATTTCCTGCTGCATTGGGAAGCCGTCAAAGGCAAGGTGTCGGTAAGCGAGGGCCTTACCCGTAACGCCGTTACCATCCAGACGATCCACAAATCGAAGGGGCTGGAATACCCCGTCGTGATCGTGCCCTTTGCCGACTGGACGGTGGAGCCCAGCGCCCGCGACACGATCTGGGTCGATCTGGACGGCATCGACGCCGAGGCGCTCTACGTGCAGCTCCCCGATGGCGGCACGGCCAAACTGCCCAACGCGCAGGTGACGCTGAAGAAAGAGCTGGACGGTGCCCCGCAACAGGTCGCGGCCCAGTATGCCGAGGAAAAAAGCCGGGCGTTCATCGAAAACATGAACCTGCTCTACGTGGCCTTTACCCGCCCCACCGACCGGCTGTATATTATTGCCGAAAGCAAGAAGTTCAGCGACGCGCGGGCGCAGGCTACGGCGGCCTACTGGCTCCACAGCTTCCTGCGCGACAGCGACGTAGCCCAACAGGCCGGTTGCTGCTGGGAAGACGGGCGGCAGCAATACATCCTCTGTCAGGATGTGTCGACCATGAGGCCGTCGAAGCACGCGCTCGACTCGGCCGCGCCTGACCGCATCGACTTTCGAGCCGTCAACAGCGGCTCGCGGGCGCAGAACCTGCAACTGCGCCGCCTGGCCGAGCGGGTGTTCGACACGCGCACCTTTGAACAGCACCGCGAGCGCGACCGCAAGCTGTGCGCAGCGCTGAGCCTCATCAAAGGCATCGGCTGCATCGACAAAACGCTGGCCCGGCTCATCCGCGAAGGGGTCATTCGCGCCACCGAGCTGCCCGACCTGCGCGACGGGCTTACCGCCATTGTGACCCACCCCGACCTGACCGACGCCTTCGGCTATGACCGCCGCATCGACACCGACCGGAGCATCCTGACGCGCAACCTCGCTAAAGAGGCCCTCAAAGGCGCCCCCCACCGTGTGGTGCACCGGCCCGATGGGCACATTGTGCTCATCCAGTACGAAAGCGTCGTTGGCCCGTCGGAGTCGCACCTGGAAACGTTTATCGAACTCTACCATCAGATGGGGTACCCACAGGTCGAAGGCCGGATTGTCTGGCTCGCCAACGAACCGACCGTCGAACGAATCAGCGTGTCGGTAACGCAGGTCGTCAGCCCTGTCTAA
- a CDS encoding phosphatase PAP2 family protein: MKNLLLSFFTFTSFTLFAQTPYSLKTGREAVLLGAGVVSYGAAYAFNKNLDPLTPAQISQLNPANVPSFDRSATTNFSVGADKLSDATLIGGIGLTGAVIVTSHSPSRRNASFTDSDLFTVGMMYAETMLLTNGVKSAVKNAVERTRPYAYNPVAPLSDKLEKDAQRSFYSGHAANAFATAVFAAEVFRHYHPNSAAKPWVWIGSLGLASSTAYLRYHAGQHFPTDLLAGAAIGSLAGWGIPKLHQNRTGASAARWREVTVTPWSNGLASGVYLRWTLTSHPTAVQ, from the coding sequence ATGAAAAACCTGCTTCTCTCGTTCTTTACGTTTACCTCGTTTACCCTCTTTGCCCAGACGCCCTATTCCCTCAAAACCGGCCGTGAGGCCGTGTTGCTGGGGGCGGGAGTCGTTTCCTACGGCGCGGCCTATGCGTTCAACAAAAACCTCGACCCGCTCACGCCCGCGCAGATTAGTCAGCTCAACCCCGCCAACGTACCCAGCTTCGACCGCAGCGCCACCACCAACTTTTCGGTGGGGGCCGATAAACTGAGCGACGCCACGCTCATTGGCGGAATTGGCCTGACGGGCGCCGTCATTGTCACTAGCCACTCGCCCAGCCGACGCAACGCATCGTTTACCGACAGCGACCTGTTTACCGTGGGTATGATGTACGCCGAGACCATGCTGCTGACCAACGGGGTGAAGAGCGCCGTCAAAAACGCGGTGGAACGTACCCGGCCCTACGCCTACAACCCCGTCGCGCCCCTGAGCGACAAGCTGGAGAAAGATGCGCAGCGGTCGTTTTATTCGGGCCATGCGGCCAACGCCTTTGCCACGGCGGTGTTTGCGGCCGAGGTGTTCCGGCATTATCACCCCAACTCGGCGGCCAAACCGTGGGTCTGGATCGGCTCCCTGGGACTGGCGTCCAGCACGGCCTACCTGCGCTACCATGCCGGGCAGCACTTCCCGACCGATCTGCTGGCCGGGGCGGCCATTGGCTCGCTGGCGGGCTGGGGCATCCCCAAGCTACACCAGAACCGCACGGGGGCATCAGCGGCGCGCTGGCGCGAGGTCACCGTAACGCCCTGGAGCAACGGACTGGCCAGCGGGGTATATTTGCGCTGGACGCTGACGAGCCACCCGACGGCCGTTCAGTAA
- a CDS encoding glycoside hydrolase family 97 C-terminal domain-containing protein → MSDENSHELPLFLDFLDPNHTYKAILYRDADNADWATNPAAYVVEKKTVTAQTNLTLRLAKGGGCAIQLVRR, encoded by the coding sequence ATCTCCGACGAAAACAGCCACGAGCTGCCGCTATTCCTCGATTTTCTGGACCCCAACCATACCTACAAAGCCATCCTTTACCGCGACGCTGATAACGCCGACTGGGCAACTAATCCGGCTGCTTACGTTGTTGAGAAGAAAACGGTAACGGCCCAGACCAACCTCACCCTGCGGCTGGCCAAAGGCGGCGGCTGTGCCATCCAGCTGGTGCGCCGCTAA
- a CDS encoding methylenetetrahydrofolate reductase, whose protein sequence is MTKITEHIRRANGKPIFSIEVIPPIKGDTLKNLLDNIEPLMEFKPPFIDVTYHREEYIEQPQPDGTIRKIVTRRRPGTVGICSAIMHRFNVDPVPHVLCGGFNRDETEDFLIDLNYLGIDNVLVLRGDPAKPFKTFKAKENGYAYASELVEQVANMNKGTYLHEEDKPMAPTDFCIGVAAYPEKHFEAIDHDIDFEYLRQKIARGADYIVTQMFFDNARYFDFVKRCREHDIHIPIIPGLKPISTRKQLEVLPRLFHLQMPDDLKKAIEACQTDADARQVGIEWSIQQGRELIANGAPVLHFYTMGKGDNVQKIARELF, encoded by the coding sequence ATGACCAAGATTACCGAACACATTCGCCGGGCCAACGGCAAACCCATTTTTTCGATTGAAGTCATTCCGCCCATCAAGGGTGATACGCTCAAGAACCTGCTCGACAACATCGAGCCGCTGATGGAGTTCAAGCCGCCGTTTATCGACGTGACCTACCACCGTGAAGAATACATCGAGCAGCCCCAGCCCGACGGCACCATCCGCAAGATCGTGACGCGGCGGCGGCCCGGCACGGTGGGTATCTGTTCGGCGATCATGCACCGCTTCAATGTCGACCCGGTGCCGCACGTGCTCTGCGGGGGGTTCAACCGCGACGAAACCGAGGATTTTCTCATCGACCTGAATTACCTCGGCATCGACAACGTGCTCGTGCTGCGGGGCGATCCGGCCAAACCCTTCAAGACGTTTAAGGCAAAAGAAAACGGCTACGCCTACGCCAGCGAACTGGTGGAGCAGGTGGCCAACATGAACAAGGGCACGTACCTGCACGAGGAAGACAAGCCCATGGCCCCCACCGATTTCTGCATCGGCGTGGCGGCCTACCCCGAAAAACACTTCGAGGCCATTGACCATGACATCGACTTCGAATACCTACGCCAGAAGATCGCCCGCGGGGCCGATTACATCGTGACGCAGATGTTTTTCGACAACGCCCGTTACTTCGATTTCGTGAAGCGGTGCCGCGAACACGACATCCACATCCCGATCATCCCCGGCCTCAAGCCCATCAGCACCCGCAAACAGTTGGAAGTGCTGCCGCGCCTGTTTCACCTGCAAATGCCTGATGACTTGAAGAAGGCCATTGAGGCCTGCCAAACCGACGCCGACGCCCGGCAGGTCGGTATCGAGTGGAGCATTCAGCAGGGCCGTGAACTCATCGCCAACGGTGCGCCCGTGCTGCACTTCTACACGATGGGCAAGGGTGATAACGTTCAGAAGATCGCGCGGGAGTTGTTTTAG
- a CDS encoding AlbA family DNA-binding domain-containing protein, with translation MSISIDHIIRYESESSRFEFKKEEYFLGRDGKKHELIKDISAFANHLSDDDKFIIVGVKNTLGNYNEVFGIQNPTDDAQYQQLIIDNIEPKVNFEYRTIKHKDYTICYFRIFDNTNRPYLIKKDIIGPNGNKIISYGDGFVRVGTSTKKMGRTELDDSYNSIINYIDRRNDIIISPIIKEANLDLPKALSKFKEKLSLKHLDISITNNSHKSINLNPEIRIKKKDDLSIISSYKYHRMLYEEKIESKSQYSLFQSPSLQIPPMPDMFVNFEENESEFIFQRNRMSHQTSAIRIDQKDSQTSVFGDSIIAFSGKGYNTILCEVIIRSDEFVKGPLIQEVCFSTTQ, from the coding sequence ATGAGTATCAGCATAGATCATATTATAAGATATGAATCTGAGAGTTCTAGGTTCGAATTTAAAAAGGAGGAGTACTTTTTAGGTAGAGATGGCAAGAAGCATGAGTTAATAAAAGATATATCTGCCTTTGCTAATCACCTTTCTGACGATGACAAATTTATCATTGTAGGGGTTAAAAATACCTTAGGCAATTACAATGAAGTATTTGGCATCCAAAATCCAACAGATGATGCACAATATCAGCAACTTATAATTGATAACATAGAACCCAAAGTTAACTTCGAATATAGAACTATAAAGCACAAAGATTATACTATATGCTATTTTAGAATATTTGATAATACTAATAGACCCTATCTAATAAAAAAAGACATCATAGGCCCTAATGGCAATAAAATAATTAGCTATGGTGATGGATTTGTGCGTGTTGGAACATCAACAAAGAAGATGGGCAGAACTGAGCTTGATGATTCCTACAATAGTATAATCAATTATATAGATAGGCGCAACGATATAATTATTTCCCCAATCATTAAGGAGGCAAACCTTGATTTGCCAAAGGCTTTATCAAAATTTAAAGAAAAGCTTTCGCTAAAACACCTTGATATTTCTATAACCAATAATTCACATAAATCAATCAATCTGAACCCTGAGATTAGAATAAAAAAGAAAGACGACTTGTCTATCATTTCCAGCTACAAATACCATAGAATGTTGTATGAAGAAAAGATAGAATCAAAATCTCAATATTCTCTATTCCAATCACCTAGTCTACAAATCCCACCAATGCCCGACATGTTTGTCAACTTTGAGGAGAACGAATCCGAGTTCATTTTTCAGAGAAACCGAATGAGTCACCAGACGTCAGCTATCAGAATAGACCAGAAAGACTCCCAAACTTCCGTTTTTGGAGATTCAATTATAGCGTTTTCTGGAAAAGGCTATAATACCATTCTATGCGAAGTTATAATTCGTAGTGATGAATTTGTAAAAGGGCCGCTGATTCAAGAAGTTTGCTTTAGTACAACTCAATAA
- a CDS encoding curlin associated repeat protein, producing the protein MKKLFLTGASLMAFAAAGFAQTNTATLTQNGSRQTAQQQQTGSYLKSTISQNQTTQTNVGSFAATRQESTGSAGNEAIVRQDVGSRGNRGYVTQVEGTGNLGLITQSNGSGDGSLQVTEGTSSDAVRGAGGNWGGIYQNGTDNKDVSINQSNDSRKNFGEITQYSRSTRQTQIEQANLSVNNEARIFQGNPDVEAYRTAANIQQSGNSRNNLATITQTGEGSVGTVEQNNNSRGNEVTITQIDGATYENTFVRQSNDSRNNEASVTQTGRGDVVNVYQTDNSVGNSATIEQTGLGSDGASIYQQYNATSNEATIQQKGYFNNGGINQFNVDGSQATIRQGMTTDGDNNTAQINQGEQGGAQSRNNTALITQENSENQARLLQVGNGNSATLSQVGNGNLIQSVDGSAGSFATQRGNNNTLMITQDSGTSASGFVQNVANVSQLGSGNSASIMQTGRN; encoded by the coding sequence ATGAAAAAGCTATTTCTTACCGGCGCCAGCCTGATGGCCTTCGCCGCCGCCGGATTCGCCCAGACCAACACGGCCACTCTTACCCAGAACGGCTCACGCCAGACCGCTCAGCAACAGCAAACGGGTAGTTACCTGAAATCGACGATCAGTCAGAACCAGACCACCCAGACCAACGTCGGTAGCTTTGCCGCCACGCGGCAGGAGAGCACCGGCTCGGCGGGCAACGAAGCGATCGTTCGCCAGGATGTAGGGTCGCGGGGCAACCGGGGCTACGTCACGCAGGTGGAAGGAACGGGCAACCTCGGGCTCATTACCCAAAGTAATGGCAGCGGCGACGGGTCGCTTCAAGTTACGGAGGGTACCTCATCCGACGCTGTCCGGGGTGCGGGCGGTAACTGGGGGGGCATCTACCAGAATGGAACCGACAACAAGGACGTCTCGATCAACCAGAGCAACGACAGCCGTAAAAACTTTGGCGAGATCACCCAGTATTCCCGTTCGACTCGGCAAACACAGATCGAACAGGCGAATCTTTCGGTAAACAACGAAGCCCGTATCTTCCAGGGAAATCCGGATGTAGAAGCGTACCGAACAGCGGCTAACATTCAGCAGAGTGGTAATAGCCGAAACAACCTGGCGACCATCACCCAGACCGGCGAGGGAAGCGTTGGTACGGTTGAACAGAACAACAACTCCCGCGGCAACGAAGTCACAATCACGCAGATTGATGGCGCTACCTACGAAAATACCTTCGTGCGGCAGAGCAATGACTCACGTAATAACGAGGCCTCTGTCACGCAGACCGGGCGTGGCGATGTTGTGAACGTGTACCAGACGGACAACAGCGTGGGCAACAGCGCAACGATCGAGCAGACGGGTTTGGGAAGCGACGGAGCGTCTATCTATCAGCAATACAACGCAACAAGCAACGAGGCGACGATTCAGCAGAAAGGCTACTTCAACAACGGGGGTATCAACCAGTTCAACGTAGATGGTAGCCAGGCAACGATCCGGCAGGGTATGACTACGGATGGCGATAACAATACGGCTCAAATCAACCAGGGCGAGCAGGGTGGTGCCCAATCGCGCAACAATACGGCCCTGATCACGCAGGAGAACAGTGAAAACCAGGCCCGGTTGCTGCAGGTTGGGAACGGCAACTCGGCGACGCTGTCGCAGGTCGGCAACGGTAACCTGATCCAGTCGGTCGATGGCAGCGCGGGTAGCTTCGCGACGCAACGGGGTAACAACAACACGCTGATGATCACCCAGGATTCGGGTACCAGCGCCAGCGGGTTCGTACAGAACGTCGCCAATGTAAGCCAGCTGGGTTCGGGCAACTCGGCCTCGATCATGCAGACGGGCCGCAACTAA
- a CDS encoding curlin repeat-containing protein translates to MDKLLLTMLATFSAATAFGQNSVTIVQSGGAGNTASVSQSGEGNSVSISQQGSAGANGRKAGNRVSLHVPKGTETTVNQTNPGPNVVEISQEGQATATINQSSATNDNTINVLPGAPPDGDKTPSPNRRKRRQ, encoded by the coding sequence ATGGATAAACTCCTTCTAACCATGCTGGCTACGTTCTCGGCCGCCACCGCATTCGGGCAGAACAGCGTGACCATCGTCCAGTCGGGTGGGGCGGGCAACACCGCGTCGGTCTCGCAGTCGGGTGAGGGCAACAGCGTGAGCATCAGCCAACAGGGCAGCGCTGGGGCCAATGGCCGGAAGGCGGGCAACCGGGTGAGCCTGCACGTACCCAAGGGCACCGAAACGACCGTCAACCAGACCAACCCTGGCCCCAACGTCGTCGAGATTTCGCAGGAAGGGCAGGCAACGGCCACCATCAATCAGTCGTCGGCCACCAACGACAACACCATCAACGTCCTGCCCGGCGCGCCGCCAGACGGCGACAAGACCCCTTCGCCAAACCGGCGCAAACGGCGTCAATAA
- a CDS encoding response regulator → MTMNVPERMHILIVEDEPILAMDLSDSLEAEGYCVIGVANNGRKALELFQSQPVDLVICDIRIKGDWDGIETIRQLTAERPVPVVYLTALNDRDTLERAKQTYPAAFLTKPCQLPSLRTAVELAIHNATLRATPTPAERDGGGREALLQINNYFYIKQNYQFVRFDMNDLLYLEADNTHTKLVTATRKYILRLTLSNILERISQPWLVRIHRSYAININSVESFNDVEVSIGQQLLPLSRSCKDDFMRRFSYR, encoded by the coding sequence ATGACCATGAACGTACCTGAGCGAATGCATATCCTCATCGTTGAAGATGAACCCATTCTGGCCATGGACCTGTCGGATAGCCTGGAAGCCGAAGGCTATTGCGTGATTGGTGTCGCCAACAATGGCCGCAAAGCCCTCGAATTGTTCCAGAGCCAGCCGGTTGATCTGGTCATCTGTGATATCCGGATCAAAGGCGACTGGGATGGCATCGAGACTATCCGGCAGCTAACGGCCGAGCGACCCGTGCCCGTGGTGTATTTGACCGCCCTCAACGACCGGGATACGCTGGAACGGGCCAAGCAAACGTACCCGGCCGCGTTCCTGACCAAACCCTGCCAGTTGCCCAGCCTGCGAACGGCGGTGGAGCTGGCGATCCACAACGCGACCCTGCGCGCAACGCCCACACCCGCCGAACGCGACGGCGGCGGCCGCGAAGCCCTGCTGCAAATCAACAACTACTTCTACATCAAGCAGAATTACCAGTTCGTACGGTTCGACATGAACGATCTGCTCTACCTGGAAGCCGACAACACGCACACCAAGCTGGTGACGGCGACGCGCAAATACATTCTGCGCCTGACGTTGAGCAACATCCTGGAGCGGATCAGCCAGCCGTGGCTCGTCCGGATTCACCGGTCATACGCCATCAACATCAATTCGGTCGAGTCGTTCAACGACGTGGAAGTCAGCATTGGCCAGCAATTGCTGCCCCTGAGCCGGAGTTGTAAAGATGATTTCATGCGCCGCTTTTCGTATCGGTAA